The following are encoded together in the Prionailurus viverrinus isolate Anna chromosome B3, UM_Priviv_1.0, whole genome shotgun sequence genome:
- the OAZ2 gene encoding LOW QUALITY PROTEIN: ornithine decarboxylase antizyme 2 (The sequence of the model RefSeq protein was modified relative to this genomic sequence to represent the inferred CDS: deleted 1 base in 1 codon): MINTQDSSILPLSNCPQLQCCRHIVPGPLWCSDAPHPLSKIPGGRGGGRDPSLSALIYKDEKLTVTQDLPVNDGKPHIVHFQYEVTEVKVSSWDAVLSSQSLFVEIPDGLLADGSKEGLLALLEFAEEKMKVNYVFICFRKGREDRAPLLKTFSFLGFEIVRPGHPCVPSRPDVMFMVYPLDQNLSDED; the protein is encoded by the exons ATGATAAACACCCAGGACAG TAGTATTTTGCCTTTGAGTAACTGTCCCCAGCTCCAGTGCTGCAGGCACATTGTTCCGGGGCCTCTGTGGTGCTCC GATGCCCCTCACCCACTGTCGAAGATCCCCGGTGGGCGAGGGGGCGGCAGGGATCCTTCTCTCTCAGCTCTAATATATAAG GACGAGAAGCTCACTGTGACCCAGGACCTCCCTGTGAACGATGGAAAACCTCACATTGTCCACTTCCAGTATGAGGTCACTGAGGTGAAAGTCTCTTCCTGGGATGCAGTCCTGTCCAGCCAGAGCCTGTTTGTAGAAATCCCAGATGGATTATTAGCTGATGGGAGCAAAGAAGG ATTGTTAGCACTGCTAGAGTTTGCTGAAGAGAAGATGAAAGTGAACTACGTCTTCATCTGCTTCAGGAAGGGCCGGGAAGACAGAG CTCCACTCCTGAAGACCTTCAGCTTCTTGGGCTTTGAGATTGTGCGTCCAGGCCATCCCTGTGTTCCCTCTCGGCCAGATGTGATGTTCATGGTTTACCCCCTGGACCAGAACTTGTCCGATGAGGACTAA